A single region of the Pseudomonas mandelii genome encodes:
- a CDS encoding Rho termination factor N-terminal domain-containing protein, whose protein sequence is MPRGSKDKYTAEQKRKAEHIEEGYEHKGVSKDEAQARAWATVNKQSGGGERKGGSGRKKPASAKSEDRKESSRRAVASREGHSRDSKASRETQTVDSLRKEATSKKIPGRSSMRKQELIEALRKAG, encoded by the coding sequence ATGCCTCGTGGAAGCAAAGACAAATATACCGCCGAGCAAAAGCGCAAGGCCGAGCACATTGAAGAAGGCTACGAGCACAAAGGTGTCTCGAAAGATGAAGCGCAGGCGCGCGCCTGGGCAACGGTGAACAAGCAGTCCGGTGGCGGCGAACGCAAGGGGGGCTCCGGGCGCAAGAAACCGGCGAGTGCCAAATCAGAAGATCGCAAGGAATCGTCACGGCGTGCGGTGGCCAGTCGCGAAGGTCATTCGCGTGACAGCAAGGCTTCGCGAGAGACGCAGACGGTTGACAGTTTGAGGAAGGAAGCGACTTCGAAGAAGATTCCGGGGCGCTCGAGCATGCGTAAACAAGAGTTGATTGAGGCGTTGCGCAAGGCTGGGTAG